Within the Methanothermobacter sp. genome, the region TCACACTTATCCCTTAGCCCATATAGTCACTGCAAAATATTGGCAGAACGTCCGAGAAGATGGCCTACACTATACAGTAGCTGATACAGGATGGGCCAAGTCAGTGTGGGGTGGAATCTATGGCCAATGGATCTGTGGAAGTGCAGTATTCGCCTATGACTATGATCGTTTCAACCCTATTAACATGCTGAAAAAATTAGAAGAGTATAATATAACAACCTTTTGCGCCCCACCCACAGTATACAGGTTCCTGATAAAAGAAGACATTTCTAAGTATGATCTTTCAAGTATAGAATATGCTGTGACAGCAGGGGAACCTCTAAACCCAGAAGTTTTCCATAAATTCTATGAACAGACTGGTTTAAAACTTATGGAAGGCTATGGACAGACAGAATCTGTTGTATCCATCGCCAACTTCCCATGGATGGAACCCAAACCAGGGTCAATGGGCAAACCAGCCCCATTATATGATATAGAATTAGTTGACAATAATGGAAACCCAGTAGACGTGGGAGAGGAAGGGGAGATAGTCATAGACACTTCAAAGGGCAAACCATTAGGACTCTTCGGCGGCTACTACCTGGACGAGGATAAAACAAAAGAAGTATGGTACGATAACAAGTATCATACAGGTGACACAGCATGGATGGACGAAGACGGATATTTCTGGTTCGTCGGGAGAACCGATGATATAATAAAAAGTTCAGGGTACCGTATAGGACCATTCGAAGTTGAAAGTGCGGTCATATCCCACCCTGCGGTACTAGAGTGTGCAGTTACAGGCTACCCAGACCCTATTAGGGGACAGGTAGTAAAAGCTACAATAGTACTTGCAAGGGGATATGAACCATCCGAGGAACTCAAGAAGGAGATACAAGATCATGTCAAGAGGGTTACAGCCCCCTACAAATATCCTCGTGTAATAGAATTTGTTGATGAATTACCTAAGACCATTAGTGGCAAGATAAGGAGAGTTGAGATAAGAGAAAGAGACATGAAAAAAGCAGGAGAACAATAAATGGAACCATATCCAGTAATTAATCCACTGGAATGTAAAGGATGTGAAAGATGCATACTAGCTTGTAAAGGTAAAGTACTCTTTATGAGTGATAAGATTAATGAGAGAGGATATCACTACGTCGAATACAAGGGGAGTGGATGTAAAGGTTGTGGAAACTGCTATTATACTTGCCCAGAACCCCATGCCATAGAAGTGCACATCCCACTCAAGAAGAGGAGGAACTGACAAGATGGCAACACAAATGGTAAAAGGGAACACAGCAGTTATCATAGGGGCTATGTACGCTGGATGCGATTGTTACTTCGGATATCCGATAACCCCCGCCAGTGAGATACTACACGAAGCCGCTAAATACTTTCCAATGGTCGGCAGGAAATTCGTGCAAGCAGAATCCGAAGAAGCAGCCATAAACATGGTATACGGTGCTGCTGCGGCAGGCCACCGTGTAATGACAGCATCATCCGGGCCAGGTATAAGCCTGAAACAGGAGGGAATATCGTTTCTTGCAGGCGCAGAACTCCCAGCAGTCATAGTGGACGTGATGAGAGCCGGCCCAGGACTTGGGAACATAGGACCCGAACAGGCTGACTACACCCAACTAACGAAGGGAGGAGGACATGGAAACTATAAGAATATCGTTTTAGCCCCTAATAGTGTCCAGGAAATGTGCGATCTTACAATGGAAGCATTTGAACTCGCGGACAAGTACAGAACCCCAGTTATCGTGCTAGCGGATGCTGTTCTTGGACAGATGGCAGAACCTTTAAAATTCCCAGAGAAGGCCATAGAACATAAACCTGACACTTCATGGGCAGTCTGTGGCAACAAAGAGACTATGAAAAACCTCGTAACATCAATTTTCCTCGATTTTGACGAGCTCGAAGAATTCAACTTCTATTTACAAGAGAAGTACAAGAAAATAAAAGAAAAAGAGGTAAAATACGAATCTTACATGTTAGATGATGCTGATATAATCTTGGTCTCTTATGGTATAAGTAGTAGGATATCAAGGACAGCCATTGACCTCACCCGGAAAGAGGGTATAAAAGTTGGACTATTCCGTCCGATAACAGTCTCTCCATTCCCAGAAGATGAATTAGCCGAGTTAAGCAAGGACAATCCAAAGTTC harbors:
- the vorB gene encoding 3-methyl-2-oxobutanoate dehydrogenase subunit VorB encodes the protein MATQMVKGNTAVIIGAMYAGCDCYFGYPITPASEILHEAAKYFPMVGRKFVQAESEEAAINMVYGAAAAGHRVMTASSGPGISLKQEGISFLAGAELPAVIVDVMRAGPGLGNIGPEQADYTQLTKGGGHGNYKNIVLAPNSVQEMCDLTMEAFELADKYRTPVIVLADAVLGQMAEPLKFPEKAIEHKPDTSWAVCGNKETMKNLVTSIFLDFDELEEFNFYLQEKYKKIKEKEVKYESYMLDDADIILVSYGISSRISRTAIDLTRKEGIKVGLFRPITVSPFPEDELAELSKDNPKFISVEMSNGQMLEDIRLATGCQDIELVNRMGGNLIQLGEVVKKIREVAHGR
- a CDS encoding AMP-binding protein, translated to MASILKKFVNRIEFESYEDFKENFKIIVPENFNFAYDVVDWYAKKHPQKEALVWCNDNGDERIINFKEMKEYSERAANFFKDCGIKKGDRVMLTLKGRYDFWFSLLGLHRIGAIAIPATHMLKEKDIIYRIKKADIKMVVCIAEDGVPDCFDKAQEEMGDIPLLKVIVGDEDRPGWINFREKLEEMPKTFKKPEDYPSDEDILLVYFSSGTTGMPKMIKHDHTYPLAHIVTAKYWQNVREDGLHYTVADTGWAKSVWGGIYGQWICGSAVFAYDYDRFNPINMLKKLEEYNITTFCAPPTVYRFLIKEDISKYDLSSIEYAVTAGEPLNPEVFHKFYEQTGLKLMEGYGQTESVVSIANFPWMEPKPGSMGKPAPLYDIELVDNNGNPVDVGEEGEIVIDTSKGKPLGLFGGYYLDEDKTKEVWYDNKYHTGDTAWMDEDGYFWFVGRTDDIIKSSGYRIGPFEVESAVISHPAVLECAVTGYPDPIRGQVVKATIVLARGYEPSEELKKEIQDHVKRVTAPYKYPRVIEFVDELPKTISGKIRRVEIRERDMKKAGEQ
- a CDS encoding ferredoxin family protein, coding for MEPYPVINPLECKGCERCILACKGKVLFMSDKINERGYHYVEYKGSGCKGCGNCYYTCPEPHAIEVHIPLKKRRN